One window of Drosophila busckii strain San Diego stock center, stock number 13000-0081.31 chromosome 3L, ASM1175060v1, whole genome shotgun sequence genomic DNA carries:
- the LOC108601075 gene encoding LOW QUALITY PROTEIN: alpha-1,3-mannosyl-glycoprotein 4-beta-N-acetylglucosaminyltransferase B (The sequence of the model RefSeq protein was modified relative to this genomic sequence to represent the inferred CDS: deleted 6 bases in 4 codons): MFKIRQRSCMLIATVLILAPCVIILLVLGPELSTEQSLTQRLAECHMRLQYLESMYRARQEDVGFFHSILGQLQYNNGSNVTVMSPPPQPVANLLDALSPEARQLLRNASHVSKAVAAGAGRNQNIRLPNAYHFLPHLLDDPASLRPAYLQSKGRSDVSIVLGVPTVRREKQSYLLGTLHNLIENMNEEEQNETLIIVYIGETDAEAVQFIAKQIEGSFEPHLESGLIDIIAPAPSYYPNFERLRITLNDPLERVKWRSKQNLDFAYLMAYAHAKGTFYVQLEDDILTKRQFITTMKKFALIKSALTKPDQPAWFVLDFCQLGFIGKMFKSAELPYLITYFQMFYNDKPVDWLLTYFIESKVCRTDKDQKHCNQEKAKYWQHFRKSLFQHIGTSSSLKGKVQKLKDKQFGNKVPTFYAHTHNPPALVKSNIAPYKNYLIKRAYRGETYFWGLLPQPGDMVQFIFEQPTLLRHYLFRSGNSEHPSDRFYNTTVELLPADSLSENSSVWSSYNTTTDGYLIVGAFDAMGVAEGLLDAKIGALKELRLHVHSDSENWALLSEIKLEEVGSNVATSDANAAKPRYTAGRLIAASSSAAIAAGLALAHPNLFSIQSIIT, encoded by the exons ATGTTCAAGATACGTCAACGTAGCTGCATGTTAATAGCCACGGTGCTAATACTAGCGCCTTGTGTTATAATCTTGTTGGTCTTGGGTCCGGAACTATCCACCGAACAGTCGCTGACGCAACGTCTT GCCGAATGCCACATGCGTTTGCAATATTTGGAGTCCATGTATCGCGCACGGCAGGAGGATGTTGGCTTT TTTCACAGTATCTTGGGCCAGCTGCAGTATAACAATGGCAGCAATGTTACGGTAATGAGTCCGCCACCACAGCCAGTGGCTAATTTGCTGGATGCACTCAGTCCGGAGGCgcgtcagctgctgcgcaaTGCATCGCATGTGAGTAAAGCTGTAGCAGCAGGAGCGGGACGCAATCAGAACATACGTCTGCCCAATGCGTATCACTTTTTGCCGCATTTGTTGGATGATCCGGCCTCGTTGCGACCCGCTTATCTACAAAGCAAAGGACGCAGCGATGTCAGCATTGTGCTGGGTGTGCCCACAGTGCGACGCGAGAAGCAGTCCTATCTGCTAGGCACACTGCATAATCTCATTGAGAACATGAACGAGGAGGAGCAAAACGAAACGCTCATTATTGTTTACATAGGCGAAACGGATGCGGAGGCGGTGCAGTTTATAGCAAAGCAAATCGAGGGTAGCTTTGAGCCGCATTTGGAGAGTGGACTGATTGATATTATAGCGCCGGCGCCTAGCTACTAT CCAAACTTTGAGCGTTTGCGCATTACGCTCAACGATCCGCTGGAGCGCGTCAAGTGGCGCAGCAAACAGAATCTCGATTTTGCTTACTTGATGGCCTATGCGCATGCCAAGGGCACGTTCTATGTGCAGCTGGAGGACGACATACTAACCAAGCGCCAGTTTATAACTACAATGAAAAAGTTTGCGCTCATCAAGAGCGCGCTGACCAAACCCGATCAACCTGCCTGGTTTGTGCTGGACTTTTGCCAGCTGGGATTCATTGGCAAAATGTTCAAGAGCGCCGAGCTGCCTTATTTAATCACCTACTTTCAAATGTTTTACAATGACAAACCTGTGGACTGGCTGCTCACCTACTTCATTGAGTCCAAGGTGTGCCGCACGGACAAGGATCAGAAGCATTGCAATCAGGAGAAAGCCAAGTACTGGCAGCACTTTCGCAAGTCGCTGTTCCAGCACATAGGCACCAGTTCCTCGCTTAAAGGCAAGGTGCAAAAGCTAAAGGACAAACAATTTGGCAACAAGGTGCCCACATTCTATGCGCATACGCACAATCCGCCAGCGCTGGTCAAGTCCAACATTGCGCCCTATAAAAATTATCTCATCAAGCGCGCCTATCGTGGCGAAACCTATTTCTGGGGACTGCTGCCGCAGCCCGGCGACATGGTGCAGTTCATCTTTGAGCAGCCCACACTGCTGCGTCATTATCTCTTTCGCAGCGGCAACTCGGAGCATCCATCGGATCGTTTCTACAACACCACCgtggagctgctgccagcCGACAGTCTGAGCGAAAACTCTTCGGTCTGGAGCAGCTACAACACCACAACAGATGGTTATTTAATTGTGGGTGCTTTTGATGCCATGGGCGTTGCCGAGGGACTGCTGGATGCCAAGATTGGCGCGCTCAAGGAGCTGCGCTTGCATGTGCACAGCGACAGCGAGAACTGGGCGCTGCTGAGCGAGATTAAGCTGGAGGAGGTGGGCAGCAATGTA GCAACCTCCGATGCTAATGCGGCCAAGCCGCGTTATACTGCAGGCCGGCTGATTGCTGCATCGTCATCAGCTGCCATAGCAGCGGGATTAGCGTTAGCACATCCCAATCTATTTTCAATACAATCTATAATAACCTAA
- the LOC108598230 gene encoding tyrosine-protein phosphatase non-receptor type 23 produces the protein MEAVPRLHMLWFALKSSPEGTSFAALKKYIAEFYHEDPEAFSKEVHALETLRNQAMRTTKDGAPIMKRYYCQLHALQNRFPQLAERSIFTFCWKELYHSAVHEISDLRYERAAVLFNIAASHTQSGASVTRGDVDGMKMACTHFQAAAWAYNELRERYANVGSGGDFMTNELLVFQQQVCLAQAQECILEKSLIDNRKPHVVAKVTAQIVVYYGAALAALLTGGDDGAVAQVIDNSVYKLWKKYVRFKINYLNCILYLYQGQHAEEQRKMGERVTLYQAAWDKLEEARKESKGLPDQKEINDSLSFTADVVEAKRKNAKNENEFIYHEAVPELNTIAAVQGANLVNGIGFAITDEEVAGTDLFARLVPMKAHEASSMYSEEKAKVLRKYGALLEEKDAQLDSYMSSLTLDNLNINEEQANKLPQGIVDRCAALHANKTAISDLIEAMSQLAEITADVETNLNELTHMLDAEAQAEREFQAASGMQRTPNAHITELTREYQKYSEAHAKAGESNNTLRKAMSLHVNNLKILARPLPEIQQLMPKLSCELNTAEIFKDVKLIVNKVNEMKAQRAQFHAELRIAINEDDITSKVIAHGAQEGLQVLFANELAKHERLTQLLDQNVLAQQNILQALTEAYARAAPVLKTLQDVKQKREHFYSSLSVSYDVYEDLLAKSAKGLEFYKKLAGNVQKLLTRFKSARDVQTEERQQRLQSVKATPPTAAAATTTAPAASAVPTATPISATPKLRDYLKAKQQQPSLDASSYVNTVRPVPVGSENPTQAACSNYATATAAAAAAPNEPPPPYSLQQQQYFDPQAAGYTNPMYQQQQQHIAPPAYKAQASPNSQTLQGAMAQLSMQSAQQQQTQQNSKPIPIIPGYSYNPQTGIYEYSSGYQQDKQPTQMSQGYGQFTQSGQQLNVGTTDSEAANRSNVATGFDSPIVSHTKAADKEAAAQDTAANYYTPPYGYHSNGETPAQAPQQQQQQQQPQALASPMPTPTPTSSVYMQSGGSSIANTQTTTSSAPYASSAQSAAVKPKAASNVDLLSDLDIDCAAAVPAPLLQPQIVASPTPPASQVAAVETVVEAPVLAASSPLASPTPAAAAAARKNSLSNLSNCSDLSSLENFDWDSVSLTHSANEKQTSNGHSLNTFQMRAHDAFNDEKTLKYFHKEVESYEKLVESLHVKMLNGNTQLGAKWLELQQKLEKDASVKRTTTIAKLFPEKNRSLDCLPYDHARVKLDKQTDDYINAARIESLSSGCPHIIIAQTPQANTINDFWSMIWSQKSRTVVCLHTTNELFDPYWPQALEQPTHYDDYTVNCVKLQQLSHCTEYQLKLSMHGADAVLDLSLLQLKQWTKALPTQLLSIAQNALQTHQQRCLAANAPTSPLILSCLTGSERSELLAVGICALTGTQVKRPILINVVDVWTRICMQRQHSLRDAASLEQSMQIVLSNAHNVLNKRGIITSYQMKMAPQVTAKEQQENKDPLNELDALWKMK, from the exons ATGGAGGCTGTGCCGCGTTTGCACATGCTCTGGTTTGCGCTCAAATCCAGTCCAGAGGGCACATCGTTTGCAGCGTTGAAAAAG TATATAGCTGAATTCTATCATGAGGATCCGGAGGCATTCTCCAAAGAGGTTCATGCTTTGGAAACACTACGCAATCAGGCTATGCGCACCACCAAGGATGGTGCACCGATAATGAAACGTTATTATTGCCAGCTACACGCCTTGCAGAATCGCTTTCCACAGCTAGCCGAGCGCAGTATTTTCACCTTTTGCTGGAAGGAGCTTTACCATAGCGCAGTGCATGAGATAAGCGATTTGCGTTATGAACGCGCTGCAGTGCTCTTTAATATTGCAGCATCCCATACACAATCCGGCGCTTCAGTAACGCGCGGCGATGTGGACGGCATGAAAATGGCCTGCACGCATTTCCAG GCAGCTGCTTGGGCTTATAATGAGCTTAGAGAACGTTATGCAAATGTTGGCAGTGGCGGTGACTTTATGACCAACGAGCTGTTGGTATTCCAGCAGCAAGTGTGCTTGGCTCAAGCGCAGGAATGCATTCTGGAAAAGTCGCTCATAGACAATCGCAAGCCACATGTGGTGGCCAAGGTGACTGCGCAGATTGTGGTTTACTACGGCGCTGCTCTGGCAGCTTTGCTCACTGGCGGCGACGATGGCGCCGTGGCGCAAGTTATAGACAACTCTGTTTACAAATTATGGAAAAAATATGTGCGCTTCAAGATAAACTATTTGAAttgcatattatatttgtatcaaGGACAGCACGCAGAGGAACAGCGTAAAATGGGCGAGCGTGTAACGCTATATCAG GCTGCCTGGGACAAGCTGGAGGAGGCGCGCAAGGAGTCCAAAGGCTTGCCGGATCAAAAGGAAATCAATGATTCGTTGAGCTTTACAGCGGATGTGGTGGAGGCTAAGcgcaaaaatgccaaaaatgaaaatgagttTATATATCATGAGGCGGTGCCAGAGCTTaatacaattgctgctgtgcaaGGCGCTAACCTGGTGAATGGCATAGGCTTTGCTATAACCGACGAAGAAGTAGCTGGCACTGATCTATTTGCACGGCTGGTGCCCATGAAAGCGCACGAGGCCAGCTCAATGTACAGTGAGGAAAAGGCAAAAGTGCTGCGTAAATACGGTGCGCTGCTGGAGGAAAAGGATGCGCAGCTGGATAGCTACATGAGCTCACTGACTTTGGATAATTTGAATATCAATGAGGAGCAAGCCAACAAGCTGCCCCAGGGCATTGTGGACCGCTGTGCTGCATTGCATGCGAATAAAACAGCAATAAGCGATTTAATTGAAGCCATGTCGCAGCTGGCAGAGATAACAGCCGATGTGGAAACGAATCTGAACGAGCTAACGCATATGCTGGACGCCGAGGCGCAGGCAGAGCGTGAATTTCAAGCTGCCAGCGGCATGCAGCGCACGCCCAATGCGCACATAACCGAACTAACACGCGAATATCAAAAGTATAGCGAAGCGCATGCCAAAGCAGGCGAATCCAACAATACACTGCGCAAGGCTATGAGTTTgcatgtaaacaatttaaaaatccTAGCGCGACCGCTGCCTGAAATACAACAACTAATGCCCAAGCTAAGCTGTGAGCTAAACACAGCGGAAATATTCAAGGATGTCAAACTGATTGTGAACAAagtgaatgaaatgaaagcgcAGCGCGCACAATTTCATGCCGAGCTGCGCATTGCTATCAATGAGGATGATATCACCAGCAAAGTAATAGCGCATGGCGCTCAGGAGGGATTGCAAGTGCTGTTTGCCAACGAGCTGGCCAAGCATGAGCGTTTGACGCAGCTGCTGGATCAGAATGTGCTGgcgcagcaaaatattttacaagcGCTAACCGAAGCTTATGCGCGAGCTGCACCTGTGCTGAAGACGCTGCAGGatgttaaacaaaaacgcGAGCATTTCTACAGCAGCTTGTCGGTAAGCTATGATGTCTATGAGGATCTGCTGGCCAAGTCTGCCAAGGGCTTGGAGTTCTATAAGAAACTAGCGGGCAATGTGCAAAAGCTGCTAACGCGTTTCAAATCAGCGCGTGATGTGCAAACCGAGGAACGTCAGCAGCGTTTGCAAAGCGTCAAAGCCACGcccccaacagcagcagcagcaacaacaacagcgccagcagcttcTGCAGTGCCAACTGCCACGCCTATTAGCGCTACGCCCAAGCTGCGTGATTATCTCAaagccaagcaacaacagcccaGTTTGGATGCCAGCAGTTATGTCAATACAGTGCGTCCAGTGCCAGTTGGCTCCGAGAATCCTACGCAAGCTGCTTGCTCCAACTATGCcactgcgactgctgctgctgctgccgcaccCAATGAGCCACCGCCGCCTTAcagtctgcagcagcagcaatacttTGATCCACAAGCTGCAGGCTATACCAATCCCATgtatcaacagcaacagcagcatataGCGCCGCCAGCTTACAAAGCGCAGGCGTCGCCAAATTCTCAAACCTTGCAAGGCGCCATGGCGCAGCTTAGCATGCAGTCagctcagcaacaacaaacacaacagaaCAGCAAAC CTATTCCAATCATCCCTGGCTACAGCTACAATCCACAAACGGGCATCTATGAGTACAGCAGCGGCTATCAGCAGGACAAGCAGCCCACACAAATGTCTCAAGGCTATGGACAATTTACGCAAAGCGGACAGCAGCTTAATGTTGGCACCACAGACTCTGAGGCGGCCAATCGCAGCAATGTAGCCACAGGCTTTGAT TCACCAATTGTGTCACACACCAAAGCTGCTGacaaagaagcagcagctcaggATACTGCTGCCAACTATTATACGCCACCCTATGGCTATCATTCCAATGGCGAGACGCCCGCACaggcgccacagcagcagcaacaacaacaacagccgcaagCGCTGGCGTCACCCatgcccacacccacacccacgtCCAGTGTTTACATGcaaagcggcggcagcagcattgccaaTACCCAAACCACCACTAGCAGCGCGCCATATGCATCGAGTGCGCAGTCCGCAGCAGTTAAACCCAAAGCCGCCAGCAATGTAGATCTGCTTAGTGACTTGGATATTGATTGTGCTGCAGCAGTGCCAGCGCCCTTGCTGCAGCCACAAATTGTAGCCAGTCCAACGCCACCAGCTAGCCAagtggctgctgttgaaaCTGTTGTGGAAGCGCCTGTGCTTGCCGCCAGCTCGCCGCTAGCTTCGCctacaccagcagcagcagcagcagcacgcaaaAACAGTCTAAGCAATCTTAGTAACTGCTCTGATTTGAGCTCGCTAGAGAACTTTGATTGGGATTCGGTTTCATTAACACATTCCGCCAATGAGAAACAAACTAGCAATGGACATTCACTTAATACATTCCAAATGCGTGCGCATGATGCTTTCAACGACGAAAAGacacttaaatattttcacaagGAAGTAGAAAGCTATGAAAAGCTAGTGGAAAGTTTGCATGTTAAAATGCTAAATGGCAATACGCAACTGGGCGCTAAGtggctggagctgcagcagaagCTGGAAAAGGATGCAAGCGTTAAGCGCACCACCACCATAGCCAAGTTGTTTCCGGAGAAGAATCGCTCGCTGGACTGCTTGCCCTACGATCATGCAAGAGTAAAGCTGGACAAGCAAACTGATGATTATATTAATGCAGCCAGAATAGAA AGTCTAAGCAGCGGCTGTCCACACATTATTATAGCCCAAACACCACAAGCGAATACTATAAACGATTTTTGGTCCATGATTTGGTCGCAAAAGTCGCGcactgttgtttgtttgcatacaacaaatgag CTCTTTGATCCATACTGGCCACAAGCGCTGGAGCAGCCCACACACTATGATGACTACACAGTGAACTGCgttaagctgcagcagctgagccaCTGCACTGAGTATCAGCTGAAGTTGTCCATGCATGGCGCCGATGCAGTGCTGGatttgtcgctgctgcagcttaagcaatgGACCAAGGC TTTGCCTACACAATTGTTAAGCATAGCGCAGAATGCGCTGCAGACACATCAGCAACGTTGTTTGGCTGCCAATGCGCCCACATCGCCGCTGATATTGAGCTGCCTAACAGGCTCGGAGCGTTCGGAGCTGCTGGCTGTAGGAATTTGTGCGCTCACAGGCACGCAGGTCAAGCGTCCCATTTTGATAA aTGTGGTGGATGTGTGGACGCGCATTTGCATGCAGCGCCAGCACTCGCTACGTGATGCAGCCAGCTTGGAGCAATCGATGCAAATTGTGCTTAGCAATGCGCACAATGTGCTCAACAAAC gcGGCATTATAACCTCATatcaaatgaaaatggcaCCGCAGGTAACTGCAAAGGAGCAGCAGGAGAACAAAGATCCTTTGAACGAACTGGATGCATTGtggaaaatgaaatga
- the LOC108598231 gene encoding alpha-1,3-mannosyl-glycoprotein 4-beta-N-acetylglucosaminyltransferase B encodes MSKLKLLIAIALLVQIAVFVTWLVSFKPEEEIALEKLGGNAFRFPPHLLYKDNLEFGYISSKNRSDYNIVIGVTTKWHRKGWPLMRLLHSLMENMNQQEREETLIVVFIGEVNMLIVQRIVDELELRHKQHLESGLIDIIAPDRHYFPDLEQLRLQPTDTYALVKQQSKQNLDLAFLMSYARNKGLFYVQLEDHMLSLQPQFVSTMKRFAYIKSALGNPKLPSWFVLDFNAASIAGKLFKCAELPYFINYLQMFYNDMNSLQLLHFFIQTKVCYHQKMSELRCERNMQRYWLKYDTALFGQSMLTKVSSTTTAAVPQTRVLVSSSMSAYQHYILSSVYLGERYYIGRLPAFEELPQPGDVVQFIFQQPTLLRSYIIRSGSTAEPLKRLYNTNVEVRPALEIGALQLANEYNVTEDEFLIVGAFDSRGVAAGMLDASIGALQELRLRIQDFSDHEVLLNEIKLELIE; translated from the coding sequence atgtcgaaattaaagttattaataGCAATAGCGCTACTAGTGCAAATTGCTGTATTTGTTACATGGCTTGTAAGCTTTAAGCCGGAGGAAGAGATTGCTCTAGAGAAGCTTGGCGGCAACGCTTTTCGCTTTCCACCGCATTTGCTGTATAAGGACAACTTGGAGTTTGGCTACATCAGCAGTAAGAATAGGTCTGACTATAACATAGTTATAGGCGTTACAACCAAATGGCATCGCAAGGGCTGGCCGctgatgcggctgctgcacaGTCTTATGGAGAATATGAATCAGCAGGAGCGTGAGGAAACGTTGATTGTTGTGTTCATAGGTGAAGTCAATATGCTGATAGTGCAGCGCATAGTGGATGAACTGGAGCTGCGCCACAAGCAGCACTTGGAAAGCGGCTTGATAGACATAATAGCGCCGGATCGGCATTACTTTCCAGATCTtgagcagctgcgtctgcaGCCAACAGACACGTACGCGCTGGtgaagcagcaaagcaaacaaaacttggATTTGGCATTTCTTATGAGCTATGCACGCAACAAAGGACTGTTCTATGTGCAGCTGGAGGATCACATGCTGAGTCTGCAGCCGCAGTTTGTGAGCACTATGAAGCGCTTTGCTTATATCAAAAGCGCCTTGGGCAATCCCAAGCTGCCCAGCTGGTTTGTGCTGGACTTCAATGCAGCCAGCATAGCAGGCAAGCTCTTCAAATGCGCCGAGCTGCCTTactttataaactatttacaaaTGTTTTACAACGATATGAATAGtctgcagttgctgcatttttttatacaaactaaaGTGTGTTATCATCAGAAAATGAGCGAGCTGCGCTGCGAGCGCAACATGCAGCGCTATTGGCTTAAGTACGACACAGCGCTGTTTGGCCAATCTATGCTAACCAAAGTGAGCTCcaccacaacagcagcggtGCCGCAAACGCGCGTgctggtcagcagcagcatgtccGCCTATCAGCATTACATTCTATCAAGTGTTTATCTAGGCGAGCGTTACTACATAGGGCGTCTGCCCGCGTTCGAGGAGCTGCCGCAGCCTGGCGATGTGGTGCAGTTCATCTTCCAGCAGCCCACACTGCTGCGTAGTTATATCAtacgcagcggcagcacagCGGAGCCGCTGAAGCGTCTCTACAATACCAACGTGGAAGTGCGTCCTGCGCTAGAAATCGGCGCACTGCAGCTGGCTAATGAATACAATGTCACCGAGGATGAATTCTTGATTGTAGGCGCTTTTGATAGCCGTGGCGTAGCTGCGGGCATGTTGGATGCCAGCATAGGCGCTTTGCAGGAGCTGCGCTTGCGCATCCAAGACTTTAGCGATCATGAAGTGCTGCTTAATGAAATCAAACTGGAATTAATTGAATAG
- the LOC108600428 gene encoding tRNA-splicing endonuclease subunit Sen34 translates to MYLTLLNGTGYVFNVEDYMELRRKYHIIGAFVGTANSKGWSSSGTAMPVALTKWETQLLIDEGICVLLSKAKDLTKEPTPESLETYKKAAAARIHAQGNALRAEKLRETERHLDKIVQGKRNKLLKQNKTQEAASLTAKDVLEEIDRSFVFDTQNALVELPCEHPTKHIGQLYTETIFDSSSLKYRVFHELWQLGKFVTAGDAFGADFLVYPGDPMLYHASHIIILQATPVIAPLELIAKVRLSVNVNKSCVFAYEQAENKKIIYQTVAWCNPSK, encoded by the exons ATGTATTTAACTCTATTAAACGGCACCGGTTATGTGTTTAATGTGGAAG ACTATATGGAGCTGCGGCGAAAATACCACATAATAGGAGCTTTCGTGGGAACCGCCAATAGCAAAGGCTGGAGCAGCAGTGGGACAG CTATGCCTGTGGCGCTGACCAAATGGGAAACGCAGTTACTCATTGATGAAGGCATTTGCGTGTTGCTTAGCAAAGCCAAGGATTTGACAAAGGAACCAACTCCAGAGAGCTTGGAGACATATAAAAAAGCGGCAGCTGCACGCATACATGCACAAGGGAATGCTTTAAGAGCGGAGAAGCTGCGCGAAACGGAGAGGCATTTGGACAAAATTGTACAGGGCAAACGCAACAAGTTgttgaaacaaaacaaaacgcaggAGG CGGCCTCACTTACTGCCAAGGATGTGCTCGAAGAGATTGACAGGAGCTTTGTTTTTGATACACAAAATGCGCTAGTGGAGTTGCCTTGTGAACATCCCACTAAGCACA ttGGACAGCTCTATACCGAAACAATCTTCGACAGCAGCTCACTGAAATATCGAGTTTTCCATGAACTTTGGCAGCTTGGCAAATTTGTTACTGCTGGCGATGCTTTTGGCGCAGATTTTCTTGTTTATCCAGGGGATCCAATGCTCTACCACGCCTCCCACATAATTATACTACAGGCCACACCCGTTATAGCGCCCTTGGAGCTCATCGCCAAAGTGCGTTTGTCTGTTAACGTAAACAAAAgctgtgtgtttgcttatgAGCAAGctgaaaataagaaaataatttatcaaaCCGTCGCTTGGTGCAATCCAAGCAAATGA